A genomic stretch from Telopea speciosissima isolate NSW1024214 ecotype Mountain lineage chromosome 7, Tspe_v1, whole genome shotgun sequence includes:
- the LOC122667023 gene encoding B2 protein-like isoform X1, with protein sequence MAEATRMSATTTKTSAIQSSVWQPGLELQQAVRSTDDQTWRIAATSRLVLENQFRSNNDQIQSSCSTDIFSNNSETYYHPPLAKPHVFYGRCNQVVYQPDRWHKTLPPAETLPRTEVLGGYIFVCNNETMQDDLRRQLFGLPHKYKDSVRAITPGLPLFLYNYTTHQMHGVYQAMSFGGSNIDPTAWEDKKCRGESRFPAQVRIRIKRRCKPLEEDAFRPILHHYDGPKFRLQLSVPEALALLDLFKEEDM encoded by the exons ATGGCAGAAGCAACAAGAATGTCGGCCACAACTACAAAAACATCTGCCATCCAAAGCTCTGTCTGGCAACCTGGGTTGGAATTACAGCAGGCGGTGAGGTCCACTGATGACCAAACATGGAGGATTGCTGCTACATCGAGGCTTGTTCTTGAAAATCAGTTCAGAAGTAACAATGATCAAATACAGAGTAGCTGCTCCACAGATATATTTTCAAACAACTCAGAGACATACTATCATCCTCCTTTGGCTAAGCCCCATGTGTTCTACGGACGATGCAATCAGGTGGTTTATCAACCTGATAGATGGCATAAGACCCTGCCGCCTGCAGAAACACTGCCAAGGACTGAAGTCTTGGGCGGTTACATTTTCGTTTGCAACAATGAGACTATGCAGGACGATCTCCGCCGCCAACTCTTTG GACTTCCCCACAAATATAAGGACTCTGTCAGGGCAATAACCCCAGGCTTACCCCTATTTCTTTATAACTATACAACCCACCAAATGCATGGAGTGTATCAG GCAATGAGTTTTGGAGGTTCAAATATAGACCCAACCGCATGGGAAGACAAGAAATGCAGGGGAGAATCAAGATTTCCAGCACAG GTGAGAATTCGAATCAAGAGGAGGTGCAAACCACTGGAAGAAGATGCTTTCAGACCTATACTGCACCATTACGATGGCCCGAAATTCCGGCTGCAGCTTTCCGTGCCTGAG
- the LOC122667023 gene encoding B2 protein-like isoform X2, translated as MSATTTKTSAIQSSVWQPGLELQQAVRSTDDQTWRIAATSRLVLENQFRSNNDQIQSSCSTDIFSNNSETYYHPPLAKPHVFYGRCNQVVYQPDRWHKTLPPAETLPRTEVLGGYIFVCNNETMQDDLRRQLFGLPHKYKDSVRAITPGLPLFLYNYTTHQMHGVYQAMSFGGSNIDPTAWEDKKCRGESRFPAQVRIRIKRRCKPLEEDAFRPILHHYDGPKFRLQLSVPEALALLDLFKEEDM; from the exons ATGTCGGCCACAACTACAAAAACATCTGCCATCCAAAGCTCTGTCTGGCAACCTGGGTTGGAATTACAGCAGGCGGTGAGGTCCACTGATGACCAAACATGGAGGATTGCTGCTACATCGAGGCTTGTTCTTGAAAATCAGTTCAGAAGTAACAATGATCAAATACAGAGTAGCTGCTCCACAGATATATTTTCAAACAACTCAGAGACATACTATCATCCTCCTTTGGCTAAGCCCCATGTGTTCTACGGACGATGCAATCAGGTGGTTTATCAACCTGATAGATGGCATAAGACCCTGCCGCCTGCAGAAACACTGCCAAGGACTGAAGTCTTGGGCGGTTACATTTTCGTTTGCAACAATGAGACTATGCAGGACGATCTCCGCCGCCAACTCTTTG GACTTCCCCACAAATATAAGGACTCTGTCAGGGCAATAACCCCAGGCTTACCCCTATTTCTTTATAACTATACAACCCACCAAATGCATGGAGTGTATCAG GCAATGAGTTTTGGAGGTTCAAATATAGACCCAACCGCATGGGAAGACAAGAAATGCAGGGGAGAATCAAGATTTCCAGCACAG GTGAGAATTCGAATCAAGAGGAGGTGCAAACCACTGGAAGAAGATGCTTTCAGACCTATACTGCACCATTACGATGGCCCGAAATTCCGGCTGCAGCTTTCCGTGCCTGAG